One Pseudomonas sp. B21_DOA genomic window, CGCGTTTGAGGGTGAACAGCTCCGCGGTTGGCGCGCCGTCCTTGAGTGGCATCAGATACAGATCCGGACGCTTGCGGTCCAGCCGCGCCACCAGTTGATCGCCCTCCAGGCGTTCATCGACATGGAACAGGCTCAGGGATTTGGCTTCCTTGGGCACTTCCAGGCGCAAGTCGTAGATCAATTGCAGTGACGCGGTCGGCAAATGCACGTAGGCCCGTGGCCGTTCCAGCAGTTGCAGGTTGGCGCAGCGTACCGGACGCGCCGAGCCGGACAGCGGCGACAGGCGAAACGGCAGCGCCTCGCGATAATGCAGGGCCGCGGAGTAGGGCGCTGGCAGCCAGGTGTCGTTGAAGCGCCCGCCGAGCCAGCCTTCCGGGGTTTCCAGCAGGCACTCTTCAGCAATTTCCTGAATCGCCGTGTGCAGCGGGATATTCAATTCATGGGCCGGCACGTAGCCGGAAATCAGCTTCAGCACGACATCGCCGCGATCCTGCCGACGCTGGCGCACCAGCACCCAATAATCGCGGTTCTGCCAATGCAGGGTCAGGCGCACGGATACGCCGAGATTGGCTAATTCGACGGCAAAGCGCTCGCTGTCGGCGACGCTGACCGGTTTGCGTCGTTGCAGAGTCTGGGCGAAATTCAGCGGCATGCCGACGCTCTGGTAGCTCAGGCCTTCGGGCGTGGCTTCGACGAACAGCGGCAGCGTCTTGAAGTTGCTCGGGTTCTTGCGGATGAGCGTGCGCGGCATATCGGCTCCTGCTTAAGGCCGCGGGGCGGCGTCAGTGACCACGCAGGACCTGGGCAACGGTCGCTACGTTATGGGCGAGGTGCAGCGGATTGATCGTGCCG contains:
- a CDS encoding metal ABC transporter ATPase, yielding MPRTLIRKNPSNFKTLPLFVEATPEGLSYQSVGMPLNFAQTLQRRKPVSVADSERFAVELANLGVSVRLTLHWQNRDYWVLVRQRRQDRGDVVLKLISGYVPAHELNIPLHTAIQEIAEECLLETPEGWLGGRFNDTWLPAPYSAALHYREALPFRLSPLSGSARPVRCANLQLLERPRAYVHLPTASLQLIYDLRLEVPKEAKSLSLFHVDERLEGDQLVARLDRKRPDLYLMPLKDGAPTAELFTLKRDKLIPASTRGIHLAESFATQQGWVVHDERIRWKDWLVQQGLQPAKAPRTGLKQLSIKALRLVGLGRKRASR